The genomic DNA GTCTCTAACAGCTTCACAAATCTGTCGAAGATGGGGGGGTTGTAGAGCTCATCCAAACTTTCTAGCTGCCATGACCAGTTGGCCGGAGAATCGCTTCCTGGCTGGTTGAATCGTGCCTCACTGCCGTACCCAATGACGTCCTGCACCGGTATCACAACCAGGTGAGCCACCGATTCCATAGCAAGTCGAACCAAGTGCCAGTGAGCCTCCTCCGGAGTGGGCTCCTTGTCAAGTCCTGAGAACAACACATACAAATACAGGACAATTTTCGTTGTACGCCCTGACGCAATCCCTTTCGCTAGTTAGCGCTTCCTTGTGCGTATCTCGTCCTACGTTGAAACTGTATGTCGAAAAAGCCCTGTTCGTCCCCTGTACCTAAATAATTTGTCAGATGAATCTTCTGTTCCGGCGATGCTGTTCTCCACCAGCCCACCAACGTGTCGTTGTCATGGGTGCCGGTGTGGACACAGCAGTTGCGGGTTACATTGTAGGGCAGGTGTTCGCAATTGGGCCCTTTATCGGTATCGCCCCATGCGAATTGCATCACCCTCATGCTGAGAATGTTGAACTTGTCTCGGAGGATGACAATTTCCTCGGTGATGAAGCCTAAATCCTCCGCGACAATCATAGGCGCTGTGCCTCTGTATGTTAACCGGGGCTCATACATATCGGCATCAATGTGAGACTCAGGAGGAGGAACTTGTTGTGCTTGGTGCCCCCCAACCCCCCACAAGTGACGGAGTTTTTTCATCAACGAGCTGTGGCCATGCTTATCCTTCGGTAACTGGGACGGCAGGGCCTTTTTCGGAAGCAGCCACCCCATGTTTTTGTATAATGCGTCAAACAATTTTTCTCCAGGTCCTTCAACCCATTCTCCTTCGCTGGCTGTTCTGTATTTAATTGCGTGCGCATAGGGCACTCGCCAGTATGCCACGAAACCTCTGAAGTGGTCCAACCGCAAAGCGTCAACTTTTTCAAATGTAAGCCTGATACGCTTCGTCCACCAGCGGAActgtgttttttcgtggGCCTTCCAGTCATAAACAGGATGACCCCAAAGTTGTCCATCTGCGCAGAAAGGATCTGGAGGTACACCTGAAAACAGCAAAAAAGTAGATCACCGTTTGATAATGAGTCAGCTCCTAAGCGACTCTCCTGCCCTCCGAGGCCTTCTCCTATCTGCCCCTCTGTGGGGGGCAGCGCCCTGATGTCTTACCTGACACGTAAAGAGGTTCACTGGTTTCTGGATTCATCTGAAACATTTCAGGGTAGCTCCACACATCGCTGCTATGCAAGTTGACATAGAAAGCGACATCTCCAAATATTTTGATATCTCTCTCATTCGCATATTGACGCAAGTCCTTCCAGTTCGTGCAAACTTTATACTGCACAAATTTGTGGAATTCAGGTGTCGTCTGAGGGATAGTCTTGCCATTGGTAATGGCTGCTGAGTTTAACGCTTCCATCAGCGCCGAATCTTTTCGTAGTAAACGGTAGTTCCTGTACTCTTGGGGCCAGTCCAACCAGCTTGCGGCATCAGGGAACCTCGCTTGCAGCGCCTCAAAGCAAGCGTATCCCTGGAGCCAGAAGTGATTTTTTGCACAGAAATCTTTATAATCATCGGATTCTTTTTTGTCCTTAAATCTCTCGTAGCACAGTGCCAAAACATCCTCTTTGAACTTCATTGCTCGAGTATAATCCACATGTCGAGAGCCTTTCGTTGGTGATTCACCCTTTTCCTCACTCTCTGAATCTTTCAGAAACCGCGCCACCTCTTCCTCGGAGATGAGGCTCTCCTCAACCAGGGCTTCCACAGCCACGAACAGTGGGTTCATTGCAAAGGTACTGGTGGCTAAATACGGGCAACCGGGCTGCTCCCCACTGTACCGGCACGGTCCCAAAGGCAGCACTTGCCAATAGTTTAGCTTTGCGGCAACAAGATAGTCCACAAAGTCATAGGCGCTCTTCCCGAAGTCTCCTGGGAGTCCATTTCGATTCGGAAGGGATGAAGGATGCATGATGAGACCGGCGAACCGGCCTTCATGAAGAATTTCTTCCATCGCAAAACCAGAAGCAATCAAACTACTTAACTACTGACTTTTACTATTGGAAATcactgagagagaaacactgTCGAGTAGCCACCAGAGTCTTAACGGAAATGGCCTCTCATATGTTACCTCCAGTCAAACTGTACATCAACGTCCTAAAAattcttcttcgctgtcatCTCCCCCAGGGAGTGGCCTCTCCACAGGCAAGCGTAGTCGACCGCTTAAATGATTCGATTCACGAAAGGTCTGGTAGGTTAGCCAAGTGTGCGACAGTGTTCTTGTCAAAGAAAGCGCCAGAATGCAAAAATAATCAGCAATCGATGGCATGCCGAAGACGTAGCGCAGTGAGGCTCAAAGACACCCATCTTGTCAGATGGTGGAGGAGCTTGTCAGGGGCTGATTGACGTTCAGCAATTCACAAAAATGGCGTGTCATAGTGCCTCCCCTGCTGAACAAGCGGGCCCCCCACCATGAGGGCATGTCAGATCGTTTTTCCTGTTGCTGAGCTGCCCCATGCAGAGAGGGTTTAAAAACGGTGACACCAGAGATGCTATGCCTGATACCCCTCTCTGCAACAGCGATACCACCTCGGCGAATTTCTATTGCACGAGCTACCGGGATTGCTTCCTCACATGAAGCCAGTCACAGTTTTCACGGGAGCGATTACCACAGGAAGTAGCAGCTTTGCGCAAGCATTACTGGCACTAGCTAGCTAAATCCTTGCCTAAATTCTGCTTGATGGTCCTTTGAGACTGCGTTCACCAAATAAGACGTTTCCAATTTTGAGACTGCCACGAAGTCTTTGAAGATGTCTGGGGGGTGTCGTTCCCTCTCACCTTCGTCAGTCGCTGGACTCGCCGCAACACTCACATTCATTGTACCAatcctttttctccactgCGTTGTACAGCGACTGGGGGCTTAGCTGGGCCATCCCATTACTGATCTTTCGGTGCTGCCTGATACTCTCTCTGCGATAAAGCAGCTAGGGCAATTCAGTGCCTTGAACACATCAGGTCAGACATGAACAACAGCGGCTTCTTGTTCCTCCACGCGTGAGCCACTCGGTTCCTCCTGATCGACACAGCActtgtatatgcatatgccCTTGCGCTGGTGGATGCGTTGTTTCAATATGATAGAATGGAAACAGTTCACACCTCCGCAGGTTGCTGTACGCATGCACGAACGCGCAAGATCGCAGAGCCGCTAACGAAGCCAGACTTGCTCGTCGGAGCTGACGGTGTAGAATGTCAAAGGGGAGCGCTTGCCGTGGTCATAACACCACTATGTTGAGTTCTCTCCGTGACGGAGTGAACGAGTGACAGGCGGCAACCGTAAACAAACTCTGTAACAGAAAATGCCTTCGACACTACAAGCTCCCACGGTTGTCACACATGTTCACACTCGTAGCCCCCTGTTTTCTTTGCGGCCTTCATCGAAGCAAGTCCACTACTGGGTGTGGTCATGTAACAGTCAAAACGGCGGCCATCTTGGGGAAGAACACCTCTGCTGAGAAGTGCTGCTCTATAGCTGCCATTTTTGGGACAGTGCGCTAATGCTGTTACTGCCAGATTACCACTGCCATGCCCGGAACCCGTATATAATGTGGACACTCATATTGGCGAATCAGTTGATCTCTCCCCCGTGGGCCTTCACATCCCATGCCTTAGAGATCCTCGAACTGTTTATACTGCTACACTCATTCCCGGAGTGCCGATGCGCTCCTCGAAAACACACCGTAGAAGGGTAGACCATAACAAAAAGTGTAGCACTATCTAGTGTTGATGTACAACAGacgctctccttctcccacTACCTAATCATAATCTTCTGTTCCAGATATTAAGAATAATCTCGGATACGACACAGTGAGGGAGGACGGGCACTTCCCTAGTTGATCATGTGTTCGTTCCATGTGGGCGGCAGCCTCTTGTTCGAGTAAGGGTGAATACCGCACTGTAATCGGGCGGTGTCGGAGGCAAGATGACTCGAATTTTAAGTTAAGTGATAAGTTTCGAACTTGACACAGGAGAGATACGCTGCCTTCATTGAAACAATTGGCAAATATATAAAGTCAGCGCGACATCTTGGTCAAACGCAGACCAACGCCACAGCATTAGGAAGCGCAAACGCCCAGAGACATGCAGACCCTTGTCGAAACGTGACAAAAAATGACTCGCGGTGCATAGAGTGTCAGTGAAAGCTATGCCCTTCAGAGGTACACATCCAGACATTCAACGCTGGAACCCCTGAAATCTAATGCGATAAAAATGGCGGTAGCATCCCTGACGTCCAGCTCCTCATTTGCTACCGGCAAATCCCAGCGAAATCGTCGCATGTCTTGCTATttgggaaagaaacggacgTGAAAGCGTTAGAGAAGCAAACGCCTGTGTTCATTCATCGGATCTACGCCCTCCCACTGAACGCTCTGTCCTATCATGTATACGGAACTGAAAAACTGACGATCCCGTGCAAAAAACCACGATGTACACGCCTTGAACAGCGCACAATAGCCAGATGGAAGAGAATCACACAGGAGCAAAACTGGAAAATGCTCGCCGACTTCCCACGTTTTCTTcactggcgcatgcagagtggACTGAGTCTTGAAGCCATTTCGTGCGATCCCCAATTTCACTGAGGGCGCGCATGGCGTCACGTTCAGCTGAAACGGCACTTCCTGCGGAAGCGGGAACAGAACTCGTCGCTATACCACAGAACATTCGTCCTCGcttcgtgtctccttcccatATTTCGCCGGGGGAATCAAGTCGGCCCTTTCGCTTCCGGTGACCCCTCTCCCCCATTTCTCGGTCATGTAGGATGTCACTCTGGAGGTTCTCTGGCGCTTGATGGAGCGGAAAAGTCGCCCTCCCCTCACCCCCCCTTCCAGTCAGACAACCCTGAGCTTCCAGGAGCGCAAGCGCAGCCCCTTCTGTGTCCCCTTGGACTCCTCCCAAGCAACTGTCTGCTGCGCGGCCACCCGGAAGGTCTCTCAGCAGATCTGTGCGGTTCCCGTTCGATGGCAGTCCTCGTCGAAGTGCGTCTTGAGCATCCAGAGTGTTTGGGCACATCTGCTCATGCAGATAATCTCGTGGCGGGTTCCGCGGGCTGCTGCGTCCATGACTCCTCGTTGCCAccccagaggaagagggaatTTCCTCGTTGCCTAGGACATCTAGTCTCGAGCTTCCCAAGTCACACGGCACTGCGTCAACCCCTTCCGAAGGTAGGCACAGCGCGTCTGGGCTTTGTGCCCCGCCGAACGGAGAGGGGTGGCCTGGAAGAGAAATAGGGGATAGCAGCTTCATGGCTGATGGATGATCTGAGGCATCACCGCTCGTTCTTGTCGAGCACTCGCCAGCGACATCCTCACGGTCACTGTCCGCCAGAAGCGAATCTCGGCCCAAAGCAACCAAACTATCAGGTACGCTGTTCAAAGATGTCGTCGTCGGTTCGCTCGCGACCGATAGTGGCCCGGAGTCTCCTT from Neospora caninum Liverpool complete genome, chromosome VIII includes the following:
- a CDS encoding putative 4-alpha-glucanotransferase; this encodes MEEILHEGRFAGLIMHPSSLPNRNGLPGDFGKSAYDFVDYLVAAKLNYWQVLPLGPCRYSGEQPGCPYLATSTFAMNPLFVAVEALVEESLISEEEVARFLKDSESEEKGESPTKGSRHVDYTRAMKFKEDVLALCYERFKDKKESDDYKDFCAKNHFWLQGYACFEALQARFPDAASWLDWPQEYRNYRLLRKDSALMEALNSAAITNGKTIPQTTPEFHKFVQYKVCTNWKDLRQYANERDIKIFGDVAFYVNLHSSDVWSYPEMFQMNPETSEPLYVSGVPPDPFCADGQLWGHPVYDWKAHEKTQFRWWTKRIRLTFEKVDALRLDHFRGFVAYWRVPYAHAIKYRTASEGEWVEGPGEKLFDALYKNMGWLLPKKALPSQLPKDKHGHSSLMKKLRHLWGVGGHQAQQVPPPESHIDADMYEPRLTYRGTAPMIVAEDLGFITEEIVILRDKFNILSMRVMQFAWGDTDKGPNCEHLPYNVTRNCCVHTGTHDNDTLVGWWRTASPEQKIHLTNYLGLDKEPTPEEAHWHLVRLAMESVAHLVVIPVQDVIGYGSEARFNQPGSDSPANWSWQLESLDELYNPPIFDRFVKLLETSGRVKALNDSFPK